The genomic segment GGTGCGCCTGTGTCGGCCTCTACCCGCATCGGTCGCGAGCCGATTCGGGAGCGCGGCCTGATCTTGCAGCCCGATCTGATCATCATCGCGGACGAGTCGTTGATCGACGACTCCTCCGCGCGCGTGTTGGACGGCCTGTCCGAACGGACCGCCGTGTTCGTGAATACCGCGCTGGGATCGGAGCAGGCGCGGGATCGGTTCCGCATTCCCGGTCGCGTGACCGCGTTGGATCTGACCGATATGACCCTCCGGCAGTTCGGCAAACCGGTTGCGCTGAGTGCGCCGCTCGGCGCCGTCGCCTGCCGGTTGCTCGGACTGAAGGCCGAGAGCCTGCGGGCGGCGGTCGCCGGGGAGCTGGCCGATCTGGGGCTGCCCGAGGCAGTGATCGAGCGCAACCTCGCGCTGGCCGCCTCCTGCTACGAATCGGTGCCGCTGGTGCCAGTGGAGGAAACGGCCGGAGCGATGCCGGCCCCAGTCCCCCTCTGGACGCCTGTGTACGAACCGCCGACGGTCGGCTCCGCTCGGATCAGCGCGAGTGCGAATTCGCCGCTGCACGAAACCGGCGGGTGGCGGACCTTCCGGCCGGTGCTGGTGCCCGACAAGTGCAACGGCTGCTGGCTCTGTTTCGTCTATTGCCCCGATGGCGTCATCTCCATGACGAAGGACGACTTGCCCCTCATCGATTACGACCATTGCAAGGGGTGTCAGATCTGTGTCCAGGAATGCCCGACCAAGGCGCTCGTGGCCGAGCGGGAACAGGAAGGAGCGGGGACATGGCGGGCGAAATGATGACCGGCAACCTGGCGGCGGCCTGGGGAGCGAGACTGGCGGGGGTGGATTACATCCCGGCCTTTCCCATCACGCCCCAGACGGAAATCGTGGAGGCGCTGGCCGAGTGGTGCGACTGCGGGGCGATGCCGGCGCGGTTCGTGATGATGGATTCCGAACATTCCATGATGACGGCGGCCGGGGCCGGCGCCGCGACGGGAGCGCGGGTCTTCACCGCGACCTCCAGCCAGGGGCTGTTGCATGCCTTCGAAGTGCTCTATTCGGTCGCCGGCTGGCGCGTGCCGCTCGTGCTGGTCAACGTCTCGCGCGCGCTGGCCGCGCCGATCACGCTGGAGCCGGATCACAACGATGTGCTGGCCGCGCGGGATGCCGGCTTTCTCCAGATCCACGCCGAGACCTGCCAGGAAGTGCTGGATTCCATCCTGATGGCCTATCGCATCGCGGAGGATGAGCGGGTGATGCTGCCGGTGCTCGTCAATCTGGACGGGTTCTATCTCTCGTTCACGCGCGAGCCGGTGATCGTACCCGATCCCGAGAAAGTGGCGGCGTTCCTCCCGCCGTTCCGTCCCGCCCATCTCGGCTTCAAAGCGTCCGCGCCTCATGCCTTGGGTGTGGCGGTCCTGGGCGGGACACCCTATACCTATTTCCGCCACCAGATGCACCTGGCCGCCATGAATGCCTTGCAGGTCCACCGGGAAGCTGCCGCCGATTTCGAGCGGCTGTTCGGGCGGCGGTACGATGTGGTGGAAGGCTATCGACTGGACGATGCGGAAGACGTCCTGGTCATGAGCAACGCCTTCGCGACCAAGGGGAGGGCGGCGGTGGACGCGGCGCGGGCCAAGGGCCGGCGGGTCGGGCTCCTGCGCCTGCGGGTCATCCGCCCCTGGCCAGCGGAGGCCATCGTGGCTGCATTGCGCGGCCGGCGGGCGGTGGGTGTGCTGGATCAGAACCTCGCGCCGGGCCTGGGGGGCATTCTCGTGCAGGAAATCGCCGCGACGCTGTATCACGATCCGGAACGGCCGAAGGCGATCTGTTCGTTTATCGGCGGGCTGGGCGGCAAGAATATTCACGAGGGGGAGTTTGACGCGATCGTCGCCCGGATGGAGCAGGCAGGCAAGGCCGGTCGAGGAGAAGGCCCGGTGCTGCTCTATACCGAAGCCGAACATCGCGAGATGGCACAGTTGCAGGTTCTGGCCTCTGCATCAAGAGCTGATCGTTGATGGCTCATCACTGAGAGCTTCTGTCATGCCCTGGCAACGCGAGACGTTTAAAAAGATCAAACAGATTCCCCGCGAGGAGCATGTGCTGCCCGGCACGTCCCTCTGCGCCGGCTGCGGAGGATTGGAAGCGCTGCGGCTGGCCGCGAAGGTACTCGGCGACGATGTCGTGTATGTGAATGCCGCCGGCTGTTTCACGATGCTGGCGGCCTATCCTTTCACGCCGTTCAAGGGATCGTGGCTCTATACCACGATGGGCTCGGCGCCGGCCGGCGCACAGGGGGTGCGCGACGCATTGGATGTGTTGATCGCCAAAGGGCGGCTGCCCCAGCGCGACGATCTCAAAGTCGTGGTGCTCGGCGGAGACGGATCGACCTACGACATGGCCCTGTCCTCCACTTCCGGGGCCATTTATCGTGGCCTCGATTTCTATTATTTCTGCTACGACAACGAGGCCTACGGCAACACCGGGGTGCAGCTCTCGGCCGCGACGCCGTACGGCGCGCGGACGACGACCTCGCCCTGCAGCCTGCAGCATCCCGCCGGCACGATCCAGGAGAAGAAGGACATCTTCGAGATCTGGCGCGCACACAAGCCGCCCTATATCGCCACGGTCGCCCCGCGCTATCCGCTGGATCTGGCCGAGAAGTTTGCGCGCGCCGCGACATTCACAGGGCCCAAACTCTTTCTCGCCCTCTCCGCCTGCCCGACCGGCTGGCTCTACGATCCGGGCGAGACGCCGGAGGTCGCCAAGCTGGCGGTGGAAACCGGTCTATGGCCGTTGAAGGAAGCGATCAACGGGGCAGTCACCCACACCTACCTTCCCAAGCGTAAGCCGGTGGAAGAGTACCTCAAGTTACAGGGCCGGTTCCGGCATCTGTTCGAACCGACGAAGCAGGAGGAGGCGATCCGCCACATCCAGGAGCGCGTGGACGCCTATTGGCAACGGGTGACCGTATGAGCGTCCCGCGGCGTCCCGGACTATCGGTGGTCGTGGTATTGCTGGCGCTGGGCTCCGTGAGTGCGAGCGCGTCAGGCGCCTCGGCCACCGAGCGGCACATGATGCAACCGTTGGTGCCAGCAGACCAACTCGAACCGGCCAGAGCCATGGCCAACCCGCTTCCCGATGCATCCGAGACCATCGAGAGGGGCAAAGCTCTCTACGAAGGCAAGGGCGCCTGTTTCAACTGTCACGGCAAGAGCGGGCAGGGCGATGGACCGGCAGCGATGGGACTCGATCCTTCCCCGCGGAACTTTCATCACCATGGATTCTGGCGCCATCGCACGGAGGGCGAACTCTTCTGGGTGATCAAGCACGGATCGGCCGGCACCAGTATGATCGGCTTCGGCAACGTCCTGTCCGATGACGAGATCTGGAGCCTGATCCGTTACCTGCGTACCTTCGCCGGAGGTCATGGGCCTGGCAAAGGCATGGGCCCAGGCCGCGGCAAGGACCGCATGGGGCCCAGAGGGGCAGGCTGTTGCGGAGGGGAGACGGGCGACCGATGAACCGCTCATTGTTGTACGAGGTCGTGGTCGTGGTCGGATTGTGCGGAGCCCTGGCCGGCTGCGCACCGGTCGTCCAGGAGCACCCCCCGGTTACGACCCCCGATGCCAGAACGGCGCTCGGGCTGACGGCGCAGGACAGTCGCGAGCATCGCGCCGTGATGCTCCAACATCTGGAGACAGTGCAGGCGATCGTGGCGGCGCTGGCCGAGGAGGACTTCGTGCGGGCCCAAGGGCTCACCGAGGCCCATCTCGGATTTTTCATGCACCGGCAGGCGATGGCCGGACAACATCCTGAATCCTTCCCACCGGCCTACCACGACCTCGCCATGGCCCATCACGAAGCGGCTGAAGCCCTGGCCAGGACGATGCCCTCGCGCGATCTGAAACAGATTCTTCCGAAGCTCGACGGGGTGTTGAAAGCCTGCGTCGCCTGCCATCTCTCATTCAAAGTCAACGAGAGAAGTTAGACGGATCCAGCAGGAGAGGCGTTCAGAACCGGCTCCACCCTGATCCTGGCATCCACGATCCGGCACCCTTCGCCCGGCGGCAACGCGAAGAGAGGGTTCAGGTCCACCTCCGTGATCTCGGGAATCTCCTCGACCAACCGCGACACCCGCAGCAACACCTCTTCGATCGCCTCGAGATCGGCCGGGGGATGGCCACGGTAGCCTTCGAGGAGCGGGAAGCCGCGGATGCTCCGGACCATCTCGCGCGCGTCCCGGTCGGTCAGGGGCGTGATGCGAAAACAGACATCGCGGAGGATTTCGACGTGGATGCCGCCGAGCCCGAACGCGATCAACGGTCCGAACAGCGGGTCATGCGTCACCCCCACCATCAGCTCGACGCCCCCCGATACCATCGGCTGCACGATCACCCCGTCCATGGCATCAAGCCGGTTGTCCAGGGCCAGCCGGTCGCGGATCCGCGCAAAGGCCCGGCGCACCGCATCCATGTCCTGCAGGTTCAGTATGAC from the Nitrospirota bacterium genome contains:
- a CDS encoding 4Fe-4S dicluster domain-containing protein; this translates as MRSIRFHGRGGQGAKTASRIVGTAAFLEGLTAQDSPLYGAERRGAPVSASTRIGREPIRERGLILQPDLIIIADESLIDDSSARVLDGLSERTAVFVNTALGSEQARDRFRIPGRVTALDLTDMTLRQFGKPVALSAPLGAVACRLLGLKAESLRAAVAGELADLGLPEAVIERNLALAASCYESVPLVPVEETAGAMPAPVPLWTPVYEPPTVGSARISASANSPLHETGGWRTFRPVLVPDKCNGCWLCFVYCPDGVISMTKDDLPLIDYDHCKGCQICVQECPTKALVAEREQEGAGTWRAK
- a CDS encoding pyruvate synthase; the protein is MAGEMMTGNLAAAWGARLAGVDYIPAFPITPQTEIVEALAEWCDCGAMPARFVMMDSEHSMMTAAGAGAATGARVFTATSSQGLLHAFEVLYSVAGWRVPLVLVNVSRALAAPITLEPDHNDVLAARDAGFLQIHAETCQEVLDSILMAYRIAEDERVMLPVLVNLDGFYLSFTREPVIVPDPEKVAAFLPPFRPAHLGFKASAPHALGVAVLGGTPYTYFRHQMHLAAMNALQVHREAAADFERLFGRRYDVVEGYRLDDAEDVLVMSNAFATKGRAAVDAARAKGRRVGLLRLRVIRPWPAEAIVAALRGRRAVGVLDQNLAPGLGGILVQEIAATLYHDPERPKAICSFIGGLGGKNIHEGEFDAIVARMEQAGKAGRGEGPVLLYTEAEHREMAQLQVLASASRADR
- a CDS encoding pyruvate synthase, coding for MPWQRETFKKIKQIPREEHVLPGTSLCAGCGGLEALRLAAKVLGDDVVYVNAAGCFTMLAAYPFTPFKGSWLYTTMGSAPAGAQGVRDALDVLIAKGRLPQRDDLKVVVLGGDGSTYDMALSSTSGAIYRGLDFYYFCYDNEAYGNTGVQLSAATPYGARTTTSPCSLQHPAGTIQEKKDIFEIWRAHKPPYIATVAPRYPLDLAEKFARAATFTGPKLFLALSACPTGWLYDPGETPEVAKLAVETGLWPLKEAINGAVTHTYLPKRKPVEEYLKLQGRFRHLFEPTKQEEAIRHIQERVDAYWQRVTV
- a CDS encoding c-type cytochrome — encoded protein: MSVPRRPGLSVVVVLLALGSVSASASGASATERHMMQPLVPADQLEPARAMANPLPDASETIERGKALYEGKGACFNCHGKSGQGDGPAAMGLDPSPRNFHHHGFWRHRTEGELFWVIKHGSAGTSMIGFGNVLSDDEIWSLIRYLRTFAGGHGPGKGMGPGRGKDRMGPRGAGCCGGETGDR